The proteins below are encoded in one region of Nakamurella flava:
- a CDS encoding SurA N-terminal domain-containing protein produces MSYRQKATGAARPGCGRSRVPRRLLAALAGTLFVLPVLASCATPPPSAAAEVGDVAISEADVFAAAASAVTAIQAGATSPTTGPGPVETAYYNRGQATSAIRSQLLEQAAARAGITVSEQEVSTALAQSASATGGSGDVGRRAVRDLLLLERWFAALPAEGAAVTDVSVGVDGVLVADRAAAVATRTRWLSQPDVVDTEVSTSSNPVRQQFQLTTRPALGALGVYHAAVGDVILAPAADGGVAVLRITSRQEQPGRLTADDLAAASQGAGGGPSQQLSAIFDLGALLLAPTAEQVGVTVNPRIGAWDPLSVAVIPVGDGL; encoded by the coding sequence GTGAGTTACCGCCAGAAGGCGACCGGTGCGGCGCGGCCCGGTTGCGGACGGTCACGGGTGCCGCGTCGACTGCTCGCGGCACTGGCCGGGACGCTTTTCGTTCTGCCCGTCCTGGCCTCCTGTGCCACGCCACCGCCATCCGCGGCGGCCGAGGTGGGTGACGTCGCGATCTCGGAAGCGGACGTGTTCGCCGCCGCAGCCAGCGCGGTCACCGCCATCCAGGCCGGCGCCACCTCCCCGACCACCGGGCCCGGTCCCGTCGAGACCGCGTACTACAACCGCGGCCAGGCGACGTCGGCGATCCGCTCCCAGTTGCTCGAGCAGGCGGCCGCCCGGGCCGGCATCACCGTCTCCGAGCAGGAGGTCAGCACCGCCCTGGCCCAGTCGGCGTCCGCCACCGGCGGGTCCGGCGACGTCGGCCGGCGCGCCGTCCGGGACCTGCTGCTCCTCGAGCGATGGTTCGCCGCGCTGCCCGCCGAGGGAGCGGCCGTCACCGACGTGTCCGTCGGCGTCGACGGCGTCCTGGTCGCCGACCGGGCGGCCGCGGTGGCCACCCGGACACGCTGGCTCAGCCAGCCCGACGTCGTCGACACCGAGGTTTCCACGTCCAGCAACCCGGTGCGCCAGCAGTTCCAGCTCACCACGCGGCCGGCCCTCGGAGCGCTCGGCGTCTACCACGCCGCGGTCGGCGACGTCATCCTCGCTCCGGCCGCGGACGGCGGGGTCGCCGTCCTGCGGATCACCAGCCGGCAGGAGCAGCCGGGCCGGTTGACCGCCGACGACCTGGCCGCGGCCTCCCAGGGGGCCGGCGGCGGCCCCAGCCAGCAGTTGTCGGCCATCTTCGACCTCGGCGCCCTGTTGCTCGCCCCCACGGCCGAGCAGGTGGGGGTCACCGTCAACCCGAGGATCGGCGCCTGGGATCCCCTGTCCGTCGCCGTGATCCCGGTCGGGGACGGCTTGTGA
- a CDS encoding flippase produces MEPAEIEREIEELEQTDLDQGPVSGSTSPAHLGPVRKDRSGDVAGNMLATLIGNFFPPLAMLVTAPVLAHALGVTGRGEVAAATAPLLLVLTAATFGIPQAVTYVIARSPASTARVTRMGLILIVVAGLAATGAVILAADWLSGQQNSVSRLIVIASLAVVPSLAVAVLRGAASGLHRWRVVTRERFLSAVSRVVLLVPLALTGLLNPLTATLVISVGPLIGALAYVRALRVSPEDMHDDEDVRTDARTILSYGMRVWVGAISGILLSRLDQTLMTPLAGSYELGLYVVAATIADIPLIINAAVRDVTFSADAAHATDRRLAQSARISSTACLVLAVAILVPIAWWLPLLFGPEFSPAVPVAIILVIATVQGAPGSIAGAGLAARGRPGLRSTSLVVACIINIGLLVVMVPSLGAMGAAWATLIGSFIAANSNIFFLWKIFGVSPWQFYGFRRDDFHTTVRFARRMLKGVRR; encoded by the coding sequence ATGGAGCCGGCCGAGATCGAGCGGGAGATCGAGGAACTCGAGCAGACAGATCTCGATCAGGGGCCGGTGTCGGGTTCGACGTCCCCGGCCCATCTCGGCCCGGTCCGAAAGGACCGCAGCGGCGACGTCGCCGGCAACATGCTGGCCACTTTGATCGGCAATTTCTTTCCCCCGCTCGCAATGCTCGTCACAGCCCCGGTGCTGGCTCACGCACTGGGCGTCACCGGGCGCGGCGAGGTGGCGGCGGCCACGGCGCCGCTCCTCCTGGTGCTGACGGCGGCGACCTTCGGCATCCCCCAGGCGGTGACCTACGTCATCGCCCGGTCACCGGCCAGCACCGCCCGGGTCACCCGGATGGGGCTCATCCTGATCGTCGTCGCGGGTCTGGCCGCTACCGGTGCCGTGATCCTCGCGGCCGACTGGCTGTCCGGGCAGCAGAACTCGGTATCCCGGCTGATCGTCATCGCATCCCTCGCGGTCGTCCCCAGCCTGGCCGTCGCCGTGCTCCGCGGAGCGGCATCCGGTCTGCACCGTTGGCGTGTCGTCACCCGCGAACGCTTCCTGTCCGCGGTGTCGCGGGTGGTCCTCCTGGTCCCCCTGGCCCTGACCGGTCTGCTCAACCCCCTGACCGCCACCCTGGTGATCTCCGTCGGACCGCTCATCGGTGCGCTGGCCTACGTGCGGGCCCTGCGGGTCTCGCCGGAGGACATGCACGACGACGAGGATGTGCGGACCGACGCCCGCACCATCCTGAGCTACGGCATGAGGGTGTGGGTGGGAGCCATCTCCGGCATCCTCCTGTCCCGCCTCGACCAGACGCTGATGACCCCGCTCGCCGGTTCCTATGAGCTGGGCCTCTACGTGGTGGCCGCGACGATCGCCGACATCCCGCTCATCATCAACGCCGCGGTCCGGGACGTGACGTTCTCCGCCGACGCCGCCCACGCGACCGACCGGCGCCTGGCCCAGTCGGCTCGGATCTCCAGCACCGCCTGCCTGGTGCTGGCGGTGGCCATTCTGGTGCCGATCGCGTGGTGGCTGCCGCTGCTCTTCGGCCCGGAGTTCTCACCGGCCGTCCCGGTCGCGATCATCCTGGTGATCGCGACGGTGCAGGGCGCCCCAGGGTCCATCGCCGGGGCGGGCCTCGCCGCCCGGGGCCGTCCTGGGCTGCGGAGCACCTCGCTGGTCGTCGCCTGCATCATCAACATCGGCCTGCTCGTCGTCATGGTCCCGTCGCTCGGGGCCATGGGCGCGGCCTGGGCAACGCTGATCGGCAGCTTCATCGCGGCCAACAGCAACATCTTCTTCCTGTGGAAGATCTTCGGTGTGTCGCCCTGGCAGTTCTACGGATTCCGTCGAGACGATTTCCACACCACGGTCCGTTTCGCGCGGCGAATGTTGAAAGGTGTGCGGCGTTGA
- a CDS encoding sugar transferase, with translation MVGSGAATPSSAQPGDATARGGRRRWGARYASRLLLTDLAALILAGIVVHTEPLPTIGAGETLVATGLPYAATTVVLAVVWLLALNVFGSRDPRFCGYGAAEYKRIINATFAVFGFAAIMSYLFKLELSRGYLLVMLPVGLAALLVSRYVWRRWLHRVRDAGEYQSKVLAVGNLATVTELVQELKRTPRAGYQVIGVCLHQSRRAVDADGGPVLAVDGVPVVGDFDDIVDVVRSTGADSVAVTSSAAFGPTSVRKLSWALEDTDAELILAPALTNIAGPRIHTQPVDGLPLIHVDRPTYHGANRLLKKAFDVVGASLLITLFSPILIGVAVAIKLTSRGPVFFRQERVGINGEIFRMIKFRSMVTDAESQLQALRVEQQDAGNNVLFKMKNDPRVTSVGRIIRRYSIDELPQLFNVVKGDMSLVGPRPPLKAEVDLYEDEARLRLLVKPGMTGLWQVSGRSNLSWDDSVRLDVFYVENWSITGDLVIMFKTVKAVMTGSGAF, from the coding sequence ATGGTGGGATCCGGCGCAGCCACTCCCTCGAGTGCTCAGCCCGGCGACGCCACCGCCCGCGGCGGTCGCCGTCGCTGGGGCGCCCGGTACGCCAGCCGACTGCTGTTGACCGACCTCGCTGCGCTGATCCTGGCCGGCATCGTCGTCCACACCGAGCCGCTGCCGACCATCGGCGCCGGCGAGACGCTCGTGGCCACCGGTCTCCCGTACGCCGCCACCACGGTGGTCCTGGCCGTCGTGTGGTTGCTGGCCCTGAACGTCTTCGGTTCCCGGGACCCGCGCTTCTGCGGTTACGGCGCCGCCGAGTACAAGCGGATCATCAACGCCACCTTCGCCGTCTTCGGTTTCGCGGCGATCATGTCGTACCTGTTCAAGCTGGAACTGTCCCGCGGCTACCTGCTCGTCATGCTGCCCGTGGGTCTGGCCGCCCTGCTGGTGAGTCGCTACGTCTGGCGCCGGTGGCTGCACCGGGTCCGGGACGCCGGCGAGTACCAGTCCAAGGTGCTGGCCGTCGGCAACCTCGCGACGGTGACCGAACTGGTCCAGGAACTCAAGCGGACCCCGCGGGCCGGCTACCAGGTGATCGGCGTCTGCCTGCACCAGTCCCGGCGAGCGGTCGACGCCGACGGGGGTCCCGTCCTGGCCGTCGACGGTGTGCCGGTCGTCGGCGACTTCGACGACATCGTCGACGTCGTTCGGAGCACCGGCGCCGATTCAGTCGCGGTGACGTCCAGCGCCGCGTTCGGCCCCACGTCCGTCCGCAAGCTGTCCTGGGCCCTGGAGGACACCGACGCCGAGCTGATCCTGGCGCCGGCCCTGACCAACATCGCCGGCCCGCGCATCCACACCCAGCCGGTGGACGGTCTGCCCCTGATCCACGTCGACCGCCCGACGTACCACGGCGCGAACCGCCTGCTGAAGAAGGCGTTCGACGTCGTCGGGGCCAGCCTGCTCATCACCCTGTTCTCCCCGATCCTGATCGGGGTGGCAGTGGCCATCAAGCTGACCAGCCGCGGCCCGGTCTTCTTCCGTCAGGAGCGGGTCGGGATCAACGGCGAGATCTTCCGGATGATCAAGTTCCGGTCGATGGTCACCGACGCGGAGAGCCAGCTGCAGGCCCTGCGGGTCGAGCAGCAGGACGCCGGCAACAACGTCCTGTTCAAGATGAAGAACGACCCCCGGGTCACTTCGGTCGGCCGCATCATCCGGCGCTACTCGATCGACGAGCTGCCGCAGCTGTTCAACGTCGTCAAGGGCGACATGAGCCTCGTCGGCCCCCGGCCGCCGCTCAAGGCCGAGGTCGATCTCTACGAGGACGAGGCGCGGTTGCGCCTGCTGGTCAAGCCGGGCATGACCGGCCTGTGGCAGGTCTCCGGCCGGTCCAACCTCAGCTGGGACGACTCGGTCCGTCTCGACGTCTTCTACGTCGAGAACTGGTCCATCACCGGCGACCTGGTCATCATGTTCAAGACCGTCAAGGCGGTCATGACCGGCTCCGGGGCGTTCTAG
- a CDS encoding Nramp family divalent metal transporter, translating to MLPHRGAAPGDRGSVEQRIERNGEAGPVEDRHASRAAADTERSRTRDTLPGASSAAVPGSRLRRSRLALRSALGPAFVAAVAYVDPGNVAANLSAGASYGYLLTWVLVVATAAAGLVQYLSASLGIVTGASLPQLLGRRLRTPGRLAYWAQAEAVAMATDLAEVIGGAVALYLLFDVPLVLGGLISGVVSLGLLAVQDRGGQRPFERVITAFLLVIAIGFVSGLFVAPPDPAEVAAGLVPRFDGLGSVLLAAAMLGATVMPHVVYLHSALTRDRFGAGDQRTPAGPARTRLLRATRLDVVLAMLLAGAVNISMLLLAASALRGRDDVDTIEGAHAAVSATLGTGIGVLFGLGLLASGLASTSVGCYAGSAIMEGLLRRRINLFVRRAVTLAPALVLLAVGADPTTVLILSQVVLSFGLPFVLVPLLRLTGDATVMEGSVSGRPVRVLGWLIAAAIVALNAVLIVGVISGSA from the coding sequence ATGCTGCCCCATCGGGGGGCCGCGCCGGGCGACCGGGGCAGCGTCGAACAGCGGATCGAGCGGAACGGAGAAGCGGGACCGGTGGAGGACCGACACGCGAGCCGGGCGGCGGCCGACACCGAGCGCTCGCGGACCCGCGACACCCTGCCCGGTGCCTCCAGCGCGGCGGTACCCGGTTCACGCCTGCGACGCTCGCGTCTGGCCCTGCGGTCGGCGCTCGGCCCCGCGTTCGTGGCCGCGGTCGCCTACGTCGACCCGGGCAACGTCGCCGCGAACCTGTCGGCCGGGGCGTCGTACGGCTACCTGCTGACCTGGGTGCTGGTCGTCGCGACCGCGGCGGCCGGTCTGGTCCAGTACCTCTCGGCGTCGCTCGGCATCGTCACCGGCGCGTCCCTGCCGCAGCTGCTCGGCCGCCGGCTGCGCACCCCGGGCCGGTTGGCCTACTGGGCGCAGGCCGAGGCCGTCGCGATGGCCACCGACCTGGCCGAGGTGATCGGCGGAGCGGTGGCGCTGTACCTGCTGTTCGACGTCCCACTGGTGCTGGGCGGTCTCATCTCGGGCGTCGTGTCCCTGGGGCTGCTGGCCGTGCAGGACCGCGGCGGCCAGCGGCCGTTCGAACGCGTCATCACGGCGTTCCTGCTCGTCATCGCCATCGGCTTCGTGTCCGGGCTCTTCGTCGCCCCACCCGACCCGGCGGAGGTGGCCGCCGGACTGGTGCCCCGCTTCGACGGCCTGGGATCGGTGCTGCTGGCGGCGGCCATGCTCGGCGCCACCGTCATGCCGCACGTGGTCTACCTCCACTCGGCACTCACCCGGGACCGGTTCGGAGCGGGGGACCAGCGGACCCCGGCCGGGCCGGCGCGCACCCGGCTGCTGCGGGCCACTCGGCTCGATGTCGTCCTGGCCATGCTGCTCGCCGGTGCGGTCAACATCTCGATGCTGCTGCTGGCCGCCTCGGCCCTGCGTGGACGGGACGACGTCGACACCATCGAGGGCGCGCACGCCGCGGTCAGCGCCACGCTGGGCACCGGCATCGGGGTGCTGTTCGGGCTCGGCCTGCTCGCCTCCGGCCTGGCCTCGACATCGGTCGGCTGTTACGCCGGGAGCGCGATCATGGAGGGTCTGCTGCGCCGCCGGATCAACCTGTTCGTCCGGCGGGCCGTGACCCTCGCGCCCGCCCTGGTGCTGCTCGCCGTCGGTGCCGACCCGACGACCGTGCTGATCCTGTCGCAGGTGGTGCTCTCGTTCGGGCTGCCGTTCGTGCTCGTGCCGCTGCTGCGGCTGACCGGCGACGCGACGGTGATGGAGGGTTCGGTCAGCGGACGCCCGGTCCGGGTGCTCGGCTGGCTGATCGCGGCGGCGATCGTCGCCCTCAACGCGGTGCTGATCGTCGGAGTGATCAGCGGGTCGGCCTGA
- a CDS encoding DUF3817 domain-containing protein, translating into MSPRALVTAFRVVSIAEAVSWTGLLIGMYFKWIAGTTEVGVKVFGPIHGGIFVAYVVVALLTARAQRWTWITTGLALVASIPPFFTLWFERWALRTGRLDPQRALRTAG; encoded by the coding sequence ATGTCCCCCCGCGCCCTGGTCACCGCGTTCCGCGTCGTCTCCATCGCCGAGGCCGTCTCCTGGACGGGCCTGCTCATTGGCATGTACTTCAAGTGGATCGCCGGGACGACCGAGGTCGGGGTCAAGGTCTTCGGCCCGATCCACGGCGGGATCTTCGTGGCCTACGTCGTCGTGGCGCTGCTGACCGCTCGGGCCCAGCGCTGGACCTGGATCACCACCGGCCTCGCCCTGGTCGCGTCGATCCCCCCGTTCTTCACCCTGTGGTTCGAGCGGTGGGCGCTGCGCACCGGCCGACTGGACCCGCAGCGGGCCCTGCGCACGGCCGGCTGA
- a CDS encoding adenylyltransferase/cytidyltransferase family protein gives MRIGYAPGAYDLFHIGHLNILRHAKSRCDFLIAGVVSDEMLELTKGARPFIPLAERLEIVSHIDVVDRAVAEVVPDKVDTWRELRFDVLFKGDDWRGTPKGIRLEQDFAEHGVEIEYFPYTIHTSSTQLRRALTAATEGRSAAV, from the coding sequence GTGCGCATCGGCTATGCCCCTGGCGCTTATGACCTGTTCCATATCGGTCACCTCAACATCCTGCGGCACGCCAAAAGCCGGTGTGACTTCCTGATCGCCGGCGTCGTCTCCGACGAGATGCTGGAGCTGACCAAGGGGGCGCGGCCGTTCATCCCGCTCGCCGAGCGGCTGGAGATCGTGTCGCACATCGACGTCGTGGACCGCGCGGTGGCCGAGGTGGTTCCGGACAAGGTCGACACCTGGCGGGAACTGCGGTTCGACGTGCTCTTCAAGGGTGACGACTGGCGGGGGACTCCCAAGGGGATCCGGCTCGAGCAGGATTTCGCCGAGCACGGCGTCGAGATCGAGTACTTCCCGTACACCATCCACACGTCGAGCACCCAGCTGCGGCGGGCGCTGACCGCCGCGACCGAGGGTCGTTCGGCCGCTGTCTGA
- a CDS encoding Gfo/Idh/MocA family protein, protein MSSLPVARTPDPSLAPPLRWGVLAPGRIAAGFTEALHRHTRQRVVAVGSRSAERAAAFAHRFGIARSHGSYQALVQDSQVDAVYVASPHSEHHAQALLAIAAGKPVLVEKAFTRNAREAREVVDAAATAGVLVMEAMWTRFLPQTDVLGQLLADGALGEVTTVLADHGQYFTPDPTDRLFDPHLAGGALLDLGVYPLSLASFVLGVPGTHPPVDDAPGVVAVGTRTETGVDAQVSLVLSAGRAQACLSTTLLAVTPTTAAVCGTAGRVEFTGPFYAPATMTLWPTGSDDPLVRPADDLPGSGGMAYEAAHFATLVDGGATVSPLLPPSESVAVLELIDEVRRRLGVVYPGE, encoded by the coding sequence GTGAGTTCCCTCCCCGTCGCCCGCACACCAGATCCGTCGCTCGCCCCGCCGCTGCGCTGGGGGGTACTCGCGCCGGGCCGTATCGCGGCCGGCTTCACGGAGGCGCTGCACCGCCACACCCGGCAGCGGGTGGTGGCCGTCGGTTCCCGGTCGGCCGAGCGGGCGGCCGCCTTCGCCCACCGGTTCGGCATCGCCCGCTCCCACGGCTCCTACCAGGCACTGGTGCAGGACTCGCAGGTCGATGCGGTCTATGTGGCCTCCCCGCACAGCGAGCACCACGCGCAGGCCCTGCTGGCGATCGCCGCCGGCAAACCGGTACTGGTGGAGAAGGCGTTCACCCGCAACGCCCGCGAGGCCCGGGAGGTCGTCGATGCGGCCGCCACGGCGGGGGTGCTGGTGATGGAGGCGATGTGGACGCGGTTCCTGCCGCAGACCGACGTCCTCGGACAGCTGCTGGCCGACGGGGCCCTCGGCGAGGTGACGACCGTGCTGGCCGACCACGGTCAGTACTTCACCCCGGACCCGACGGACCGGTTGTTCGATCCGCACCTGGCCGGCGGGGCCCTGCTCGACCTCGGCGTGTACCCGCTGTCCCTGGCCTCGTTCGTCCTCGGGGTGCCCGGGACACATCCTCCGGTGGACGACGCCCCGGGCGTCGTCGCGGTCGGCACGCGCACGGAGACGGGTGTCGACGCCCAGGTCTCCCTGGTGCTGAGCGCAGGCCGCGCGCAGGCCTGCCTGTCGACGACGTTGCTGGCCGTCACGCCGACCACGGCCGCGGTCTGTGGAACGGCGGGCCGGGTGGAGTTCACCGGCCCGTTCTATGCCCCCGCGACGATGACGCTCTGGCCCACCGGATCCGACGACCCGCTGGTGCGGCCGGCCGACGACCTGCCGGGGTCGGGCGGGATGGCCTACGAGGCGGCGCATTTCGCGACGCTGGTGGACGGCGGCGCGACCGTGTCGCCGCTGTTGCCGCCGTCGGAGTCGGTCGCCGTACTCGAGCTGATCGACGAGGTGCGTCGGCGGCTCGGGGTGGTCTACCCGGGCGAGTGA
- a CDS encoding metallophosphoesterase yields the protein MPLSRRRFLSVASATAGLTVASLAGPRSALAAGSSFTVAVIPDTQQEVFGSDRRFGQRTRWLADNRSALGLAFVAHTGDVVNWDTPDHSQYAVASQAFENLDRAGIGWLPSIGNHDTAAVGVGGSAADPRRTRALVRDTTTFNDYFPTSRMRSLSGTFENGKIDNAYSTFTAGGAQWMLLSLELWPRAAAVAWADAVLAAHPRHNVILSTHSHLNGDGTVYGRADYGDTSPQQLLDQLLRPRANVKIVLSGHVGLAGHRIDTHTDGSRFASFLGTFHSNSTNPVQLLTIDPDAGTIATRFTAPANGQTWPEYATTVDGMTFSRSSDGAESSRAVALQARVNARFVTAEAAGTRSLIANRDGVGLWETFDLVSLADGGSALRARANGRFVCADGAGSLPLIANRDAVGTWETFDLVPTGGGDALRSRANGLFVCADGAGSQPLQANRSAAGLWETLVIVGA from the coding sequence ATGCCCCTCTCTCGCCGTCGTTTCCTGTCCGTCGCCTCGGCCACCGCCGGGCTGACGGTGGCCTCTCTCGCGGGTCCACGGTCGGCGCTGGCCGCGGGTTCGTCGTTCACCGTCGCGGTCATCCCGGACACCCAGCAGGAGGTCTTCGGATCGGACCGCCGCTTCGGCCAGCGCACCCGGTGGCTGGCCGACAACCGCTCGGCCCTCGGCCTGGCCTTCGTCGCCCACACCGGGGACGTCGTGAACTGGGACACCCCCGACCACTCCCAGTACGCCGTCGCCAGCCAGGCGTTCGAGAACCTCGACCGGGCCGGCATCGGTTGGCTGCCCAGCATCGGCAACCACGACACCGCCGCGGTCGGGGTCGGCGGCAGCGCCGCGGACCCCCGCCGTACGCGCGCCCTGGTCCGCGACACCACCACCTTCAACGACTACTTCCCGACCTCCCGGATGCGCTCCCTGAGCGGGACGTTCGAGAACGGGAAGATCGACAACGCCTACTCCACCTTCACCGCCGGCGGCGCGCAGTGGATGCTGCTGAGCCTGGAACTCTGGCCGCGCGCCGCGGCGGTGGCCTGGGCCGACGCGGTGCTGGCGGCCCATCCCCGCCACAACGTCATCCTGTCCACCCACAGCCACCTGAACGGCGACGGCACCGTCTACGGCCGCGCCGACTACGGCGACACCAGCCCTCAACAGCTCCTCGACCAGCTCCTCCGCCCCCGCGCCAATGTCAAGATCGTGCTGTCCGGGCACGTGGGCCTGGCCGGGCACCGCATCGACACCCACACCGACGGTTCCCGCTTCGCCTCGTTCCTCGGCACCTTCCATTCCAACAGCACCAACCCCGTCCAGCTCCTGACCATCGACCCGGACGCCGGCACCATCGCGACCCGGTTCACGGCCCCCGCCAACGGCCAGACCTGGCCCGAGTACGCCACGACCGTCGACGGGATGACCTTCTCCCGCTCCAGTGACGGGGCCGAGTCGAGCCGGGCCGTGGCTCTGCAAGCACGGGTCAACGCTCGGTTCGTGACGGCCGAGGCGGCCGGCACGCGCTCCCTCATCGCGAATCGGGACGGAGTGGGGCTCTGGGAGACCTTCGACCTGGTCTCACTCGCCGATGGCGGGAGTGCTCTGCGAGCCCGGGCCAACGGCCGGTTCGTCTGCGCCGACGGCGCCGGCTCGCTGCCGTTGATCGCCAACCGGGACGCGGTCGGCACATGGGAGACCTTTGATCTCGTCCCGACCGGGGGCGGGGACGCCCTACGGTCCCGGGCCAACGGTCTGTTCGTCTGCGCCGACGGGGCCGGCAGTCAGCCGCTACAGGCGAACCGGTCGGCCGCGGGGTTGTGGGAGACCCTGGTCATCGTCGGCGCCTGA
- a CDS encoding polysaccharide biosynthesis tyrosine autokinase, giving the protein MPNDTAAELKAHSGALDMRAYGRAIRKSWWLVLLLAVLGLGAGVLITAKATPQYQSSITWFASTPTNGDGTPLQADQYAQRRVNSYVGLLTSEKLSDLVVEKNPALTRDQVQSSITASADLNTVLLSATVTASSPATSLAIATGVADTFGTMVQQLENRGTDNPTVVLNVVSGPTLNPVPVSPKKTLNYALGLVVGLAAGLALAILRTILDTTVRSPQALRELTGAPVLATIASDRGARRSPLIVDRSAQSGRAEAFRQLRTNLQFVDLQEPVRTLVVTSSLPDEGKSSTAANLAVAFAESGRRTLLVEADLRRPKVADYLELERAVGLTDVLLGGVDINDALQPWGNLPLTLLASGTIPPNPSELLGSPVMAELMASLSTSFEMVVIDTPPLVPVTDAAIAATLADGAILIVRYGRTSRADIAAAVRSLDAVGARNLGSVLTMVPPGGGASYGAARYNTYGAESPTRSKRLRLNRKGKRVEESNAERHAPLPSSFDRSSPPSADRPRGRRAAPSDDGEI; this is encoded by the coding sequence ATGCCGAACGACACTGCCGCCGAGCTCAAGGCGCACTCCGGCGCGCTGGACATGCGGGCGTACGGCAGGGCCATCCGCAAGTCGTGGTGGCTGGTGCTGCTCCTCGCTGTTCTGGGCCTGGGCGCGGGGGTGCTGATCACCGCCAAGGCCACCCCGCAGTACCAGAGTTCGATCACCTGGTTCGCGTCCACCCCGACGAACGGGGACGGAACACCCCTGCAGGCCGACCAGTACGCCCAGCGCCGGGTGAACTCCTACGTCGGGTTGTTGACCAGTGAGAAGCTGTCCGACCTGGTGGTCGAGAAAAATCCCGCGCTGACCCGGGACCAGGTCCAGTCGTCGATCACGGCCTCCGCCGATCTGAACACCGTTCTGCTGTCGGCCACCGTGACCGCATCGTCGCCCGCGACCTCCCTGGCCATCGCCACCGGCGTCGCCGACACCTTCGGCACCATGGTCCAGCAGCTCGAGAACCGGGGAACCGACAATCCCACCGTCGTTCTCAACGTCGTGTCCGGGCCCACCTTGAACCCGGTGCCGGTCTCCCCGAAGAAGACGTTGAACTATGCCCTCGGACTCGTGGTGGGCCTGGCCGCCGGCCTGGCACTCGCCATTCTGCGCACGATCCTGGACACCACGGTGCGTTCTCCGCAGGCCCTCCGCGAGCTGACCGGGGCACCCGTTCTGGCCACGATCGCCAGCGACCGGGGTGCTCGGCGCTCACCGCTCATCGTGGATCGGTCTGCCCAATCGGGCCGGGCCGAAGCCTTTCGGCAACTGCGGACGAATCTGCAGTTCGTGGATCTGCAGGAACCCGTCCGAACGCTCGTCGTGACGTCGTCCCTGCCCGATGAGGGCAAGTCCTCCACGGCGGCCAATCTGGCCGTCGCCTTTGCCGAATCGGGCCGGCGCACCCTGCTGGTCGAGGCGGACCTCCGGCGACCGAAGGTGGCCGATTACCTCGAGCTGGAGCGGGCCGTCGGACTGACCGATGTCCTGTTGGGTGGGGTCGACATCAACGACGCGCTCCAGCCGTGGGGCAACCTGCCGTTGACCCTCCTGGCCAGCGGCACCATCCCGCCCAACCCCTCGGAGTTGCTGGGGAGCCCGGTGATGGCCGAACTGATGGCGTCACTGTCCACATCCTTCGAGATGGTCGTCATCGACACGCCACCCCTGGTCCCGGTGACCGACGCCGCCATCGCGGCCACTCTCGCCGATGGCGCGATCCTGATCGTCCGTTACGGGAGGACCTCCCGCGCCGACATCGCCGCGGCGGTGCGGTCGCTGGACGCCGTCGGCGCCCGCAATCTCGGGTCGGTGTTGACCATGGTCCCGCCGGGCGGGGGAGCCTCCTATGGAGCGGCGCGGTACAACACGTACGGGGCCGAATCGCCGACCCGCTCGAAGCGCCTCCGTCTGAACCGCAAGGGCAAGAGGGTCGAGGAGTCGAACGCAGAGCGACACGCCCCCCTGCCATCGTCGTTCGATCGCTCGTCCCCGCCGTCGGCCGACCGGCCCCGGGGTCGCCGGGCGGCGCCCTCGGATGACGGCGAGATCTGA